One genomic window of Mycteria americana isolate JAX WOST 10 ecotype Jacksonville Zoo and Gardens chromosome 6, USCA_MyAme_1.0, whole genome shotgun sequence includes the following:
- the CXCL12 gene encoding stromal cell-derived factor 1 isoform X1 — protein sequence MDLRALALLAFALAVVSLSEEKPVSLTYRCPCRFYESNVARANIKHLKILSTPNCSLQIVARLKSNSKQVCIDPKLKWIQEYLEKALNKPRHRTHKKKQQKKRGPLCPSRATPLKSPGRKNGGSRCKRQAL from the exons ATGGACCTCCGAGCCCTGGCTCTGCTCGCCTTCGCCCTGGCCGTCGTCTCCCTCTCGGAGG AGAAACCCGTCAGCCTGACTTACCGATGCCCCTGTCGATTCTACGAGAGCAACGTGGCAAGAGCCAACATTAAGCACCTCAAAATCCTCTCCACACCCAACTGCTCACTTCAGATTGT TGCAAGGCTCAAGAGCAACAGCAAGCAAGTGTGCATTGATCCCAAGCTAAAGTGGATCCAGGAATATCTGGAGAAAGCTTTAAACAA acCACGTCATCGCACTcataaaaaaaagcaacagaagaaacgGGGCCCACTCTGCCCTTCCCGTGCAACACCACTAAAGTCTCCAGGGAGAAAGAATG GAGGTTCAAGATGTAAGAGGCAAGCATTGTAA
- the CXCL12 gene encoding stromal cell-derived factor 1 isoform X2 encodes MDLRALALLAFALAVVSLSEEKPVSLTYRCPCRFYESNVARANIKHLKILSTPNCSLQIVARLKSNSKQVCIDPKLKWIQEYLEKALNKPRHRTHKKKQQKKRGPLCPSRATPLKSPGRKNDKPCLQT; translated from the exons ATGGACCTCCGAGCCCTGGCTCTGCTCGCCTTCGCCCTGGCCGTCGTCTCCCTCTCGGAGG AGAAACCCGTCAGCCTGACTTACCGATGCCCCTGTCGATTCTACGAGAGCAACGTGGCAAGAGCCAACATTAAGCACCTCAAAATCCTCTCCACACCCAACTGCTCACTTCAGATTGT TGCAAGGCTCAAGAGCAACAGCAAGCAAGTGTGCATTGATCCCAAGCTAAAGTGGATCCAGGAATATCTGGAGAAAGCTTTAAACAA acCACGTCATCGCACTcataaaaaaaagcaacagaagaaacgGGGCCCACTCTGCCCTTCCCGTGCAACACCACTAAAGTCTCCAGGGAGAAAGAATG
- the CXCL12 gene encoding stromal cell-derived factor 1 isoform X5, with protein sequence MDLRALALLAFALAVVSLSEEKPVSLTYRCPCRFYESNVARANIKHLKILSTPNCSLQIVARLKSNSKQVCIDPKLKWIQEYLEKALNKRFKM encoded by the exons ATGGACCTCCGAGCCCTGGCTCTGCTCGCCTTCGCCCTGGCCGTCGTCTCCCTCTCGGAGG AGAAACCCGTCAGCCTGACTTACCGATGCCCCTGTCGATTCTACGAGAGCAACGTGGCAAGAGCCAACATTAAGCACCTCAAAATCCTCTCCACACCCAACTGCTCACTTCAGATTGT TGCAAGGCTCAAGAGCAACAGCAAGCAAGTGTGCATTGATCCCAAGCTAAAGTGGATCCAGGAATATCTGGAGAAAGCTTTAAACAA GAGGTTCAAGATGTAA
- the CXCL12 gene encoding stromal cell-derived factor 1 isoform X3 has translation MDLRALALLAFALAVVSLSEEKPVSLTYRCPCRFYESNVARANIKHLKILSTPNCSLQIVARLKSNSKQVCIDPKLKWIQEYLEKALNKGTTQLEHVLLSLPLVKIWGQLC, from the exons ATGGACCTCCGAGCCCTGGCTCTGCTCGCCTTCGCCCTGGCCGTCGTCTCCCTCTCGGAGG AGAAACCCGTCAGCCTGACTTACCGATGCCCCTGTCGATTCTACGAGAGCAACGTGGCAAGAGCCAACATTAAGCACCTCAAAATCCTCTCCACACCCAACTGCTCACTTCAGATTGT TGCAAGGCTCAAGAGCAACAGCAAGCAAGTGTGCATTGATCCCAAGCTAAAGTGGATCCAGGAATATCTGGAGAAAGCTTTAAACAA GGGAACAACTCAGCTGGAACATGTTCTGCTCTCACTTCCACTGGTGAAGATCTGGGGCCAGCTGTGCTGA